The Desulfoscipio gibsoniae DSM 7213 genome contains a region encoding:
- a CDS encoding Rpn family recombination-promoting nuclease/putative transposase has product MPDRGKVAQNPPHHPHDKGYRQLLTNKKTFLELLQTFVVEGWVREIKEGDLTLVNKSFVSQDFSDKEADIVYRMRLGGTDIIFYILLELQSTVDHTMPFRLLQYMVEIWRDIYKNTSEKERRRKNFKLPPIVPAVLYNGKKGWTAHQSFREYQSGHEQLSGRLLDFSYILFDVVRYSEEDLHRAANVVSSVFYLDQTVDPRELVSRLRNLADVLKEMDQEQFRQITVWLRNVIKRKLPGSLQKEIERILDKTEPREVEKMITNIERTLDEMQRAAEARGMEKGQTKGKLEGKVETARAALREGLNVDIICKITGLSLETIMELKKDLEN; this is encoded by the coding sequence TTGCCAGACCGAGGAAAAGTGGCACAAAACCCGCCCCATCACCCCCACGACAAAGGATACAGGCAGCTACTGACTAACAAAAAGACCTTCCTGGAACTGCTACAGACCTTCGTGGTAGAGGGCTGGGTGCGTGAAATAAAAGAGGGTGACCTGACGCTGGTCAACAAGTCCTTCGTATCGCAGGACTTTAGCGACAAAGAGGCTGACATAGTGTACAGAATGCGGCTGGGCGGAACCGATATAATCTTCTACATACTCTTAGAACTGCAGTCAACCGTAGACCATACCATGCCCTTTCGTTTGCTGCAATACATGGTTGAGATATGGCGGGACATCTACAAAAATACCTCGGAAAAGGAACGGAGACGCAAGAATTTCAAACTACCGCCCATCGTGCCCGCCGTTCTCTATAACGGCAAGAAAGGCTGGACGGCCCACCAAAGCTTTAGAGAGTACCAGTCGGGACACGAACAACTTTCCGGACGTTTACTTGACTTTTCCTACATCCTATTTGATGTAGTTCGCTATAGCGAGGAAGACCTGCACCGGGCAGCCAACGTGGTGTCCAGCGTATTCTACCTGGATCAGACTGTGGACCCCCGTGAATTAGTGTCTCGTCTCAGGAATTTGGCCGACGTATTGAAAGAAATGGACCAGGAACAATTCCGGCAAATAACAGTGTGGCTGAGGAACGTAATAAAGCGCAAATTGCCAGGATCACTGCAGAAGGAAATTGAACGTATACTAGATAAAACCGAGCCCCGGGAGGTGGAAAAAATGATCACCAACATTGAGCGGACGCTGGACGAGATGCAAAGGGCGGCTGAAGCAAGGGGAATGGAAAAAGGTCAAACAAAAGGCAAACTTGAAGGTAAAGTCGAAACAGCCAGAGCTGCATTAAGAGAAGGTTTAAATGTTGATATTATCTGTAAAATAACCGGACTGTCCCTGGAGACCATAATGGAACTAAAGAAAGATCTAGAAAACTAA
- a CDS encoding phenylacetate--CoA ligase family protein, translating to MAQYWNPEFETMVWPEIQSYWLNEVKKLIEYVKNNSEFYRDRLKLVNSEDIKTIDSLLKIPLLTKDDLRSAQENSDRNNPLGLFQVAPTENIVQVVSSSGTSGRPVYYGVTRDDLDNWRDSIATFFFTAGIRKEDVVGHVVGTPIFAGGSPYFEGIRHIGATGVWAGGQGSTPRTIKTLKHLHCTALVGTTSFDRFLGEHFQEVTGLEAKELGVLKVLGGGEPGLGEESIRRKVKEIWNAATVREIMGLSDVLPGMWAECEEESGMHFTAQKYVMVELIDPTTGNHLPWEPGVCGEAVYTTIRREATPVLRYRSADLIRVEGVTCNCGRTSPRIRCIGRVDDMLVYKAMNVFPSAIRDVVLKHFEPFLTGHLQIVKENAHQVRFDTAIPVDIEVISLEENLPALKQEIEQKVRELLSARIEVNLVAPDSLPKTEYKTPLIRVRG from the coding sequence GTGGCACAATACTGGAACCCGGAATTTGAAACAATGGTATGGCCTGAAATACAGTCATACTGGTTGAATGAAGTAAAAAAGTTGATTGAGTATGTTAAAAACAACTCTGAATTTTACAGGGATCGTCTTAAATTAGTTAATTCGGAAGATATTAAAACCATTGACTCTTTGTTGAAAATACCCCTGTTGACCAAAGACGATTTACGGTCTGCTCAAGAAAACTCAGACAGAAATAATCCACTGGGTCTTTTTCAAGTAGCCCCAACTGAAAATATTGTCCAGGTGGTTTCGTCTTCAGGCACCTCCGGACGCCCTGTTTATTACGGGGTCACGCGAGATGATCTCGATAACTGGAGGGATTCAATTGCAACCTTTTTCTTTACGGCCGGGATACGTAAGGAAGATGTTGTAGGACACGTTGTGGGTACCCCCATATTCGCCGGCGGAAGCCCTTACTTTGAAGGTATCAGGCATATCGGTGCCACCGGGGTTTGGGCCGGAGGCCAGGGTAGTACCCCCAGAACGATAAAAACTTTGAAGCACCTTCATTGCACTGCTTTGGTAGGAACTACGTCTTTTGACCGTTTTCTTGGAGAACACTTCCAAGAAGTAACGGGCCTTGAGGCAAAGGAACTAGGGGTGCTTAAAGTGTTGGGTGGAGGTGAGCCGGGGCTTGGTGAAGAATCAATCCGCCGTAAGGTTAAGGAGATCTGGAATGCAGCAACGGTACGCGAAATAATGGGTTTATCAGATGTTTTGCCCGGTATGTGGGCCGAGTGTGAAGAAGAGTCGGGTATGCATTTTACTGCTCAGAAGTACGTTATGGTTGAATTAATTGACCCTACAACAGGGAACCATCTGCCGTGGGAACCGGGAGTATGCGGGGAGGCGGTTTATACCACCATCCGGAGGGAAGCGACACCTGTTTTGAGGTACCGGTCCGCAGATTTAATTCGTGTTGAAGGGGTAACCTGTAATTGTGGAAGGACTTCTCCTAGGATCCGTTGTATTGGGCGGGTTGACGATATGTTGGTATATAAGGCAATGAATGTATTTCCTTCAGCAATTCGTGATGTGGTACTTAAGCACTTTGAGCCTTTTCTTACCGGGCATCTACAAATTGTCAAAGAAAACGCTCATCAAGTCCGATTTGATACAGCAATACCTGTAGATATTGAAGTAATAAGCTTAGAAGAAAATTTACCAGCTTTAAAGCAAGAAATAGAACAAAAAGTCAGGGAATTATTGAGTGCAAGGATTGAAGTAAATCTTGTTGCACCTGACTCCCTACCGAAAACAGAATACAAGACGCCTCTTATACGAGTGCGTGGCTAG
- a CDS encoding acetone carboxylase gamma subunit, with protein sequence MRIHQYLEINDNKKIKCLKCGHVLCDAKENYKDYAPRAEKDPASLPGIRPTMGMHVYYEYYCPNCYTMLDVEVAEKGAPPLWDIQINMENYVEDTTASVSDKS encoded by the coding sequence ATGCGGATTCATCAATATTTAGAAATAAATGATAACAAGAAAATAAAATGCTTAAAATGTGGTCATGTTTTGTGTGACGCAAAAGAAAATTACAAAGATTATGCACCCAGAGCTGAAAAAGATCCGGCAAGTCTGCCAGGGATAAGACCAACGATGGGGATGCATGTTTATTATGAGTATTATTGCCCCAATTGCTATACGATGCTCGATGTTGAAGTTGCTGAAAAAGGTGCTCCGCCATTGTGGGACATTCAAATTAATATGGAAAATTATGTGGAGGATACAACAGCATCAGTATCAGATAAATCTTAA
- a CDS encoding type II toxin-antitoxin system RelE family toxin, with the protein MSFEKNSMYSLRLSKRTAKFLSKLDKNTTTRILDKIELLKADPYHLPGAKQLTGHLEGLYRLRIGNYRAVYEINEKGHIVIVLVVGPRGDIYNKL; encoded by the coding sequence ATGAGTTTCGAAAAAAATTCGATGTATAGTCTCCGCCTCTCCAAAAGAACAGCCAAATTTTTATCTAAGCTTGACAAAAACACGACAACCCGAATACTTGACAAGATTGAGTTACTGAAGGCTGATCCTTATCATTTGCCAGGAGCAAAACAATTAACTGGTCATCTAGAAGGACTATATCGGCTGCGCATCGGCAACTATCGTGCAGTGTATGAAATTAATGAAAAAGGCCATATTGTTATAGTACTTGTAGTTGGTCCGAGGGGCGATATATATAATAAGCTTTAA